One Flagellimonas sp. CMM7 genomic region harbors:
- a CDS encoding efflux RND transporter periplasmic adaptor subunit — protein MLKYFLFFALFFGLFGCNNKTDKTYPEKTTVTESVYASATVQPDSSYQAYSSVVGILDRNLVEEGDLVRKGEGIVQIINTSPKLGVANAKLSFELARENYNGNAAVLKGIMDEIEASELQLKNDSINYVRQKNLWKQNIGSKLEYDNGKLAYELSQNKVSLLKSKYERTKKELQTQVKQAENNYKTSQTLSEDFTIGSKIDGKVYALYKNPGEIVNTLEPIAAVGLSDKFMVELLVDEVDIVKLNLGQRILVTLDAYHAEVFEAKLHKIYPRKDERSQTFKVEAVFVSPPDKLYPGLSGEGNIIIAEKNDALTLPKEYLIEGTKVLTKDGEVEVIIGVQSMDKVEILSGIDESIAVLKPKQ, from the coding sequence ATGCTGAAATATTTCCTTTTTTTCGCTCTTTTTTTTGGACTATTTGGGTGCAACAATAAAACGGATAAAACATATCCAGAAAAAACAACCGTGACAGAATCTGTATATGCATCCGCAACGGTGCAACCAGATAGCTCGTACCAGGCATATTCTTCGGTAGTGGGAATCTTAGATAGAAATCTGGTTGAGGAAGGTGATTTGGTGCGCAAGGGTGAGGGTATTGTACAGATCATCAATACCTCTCCAAAATTAGGTGTTGCAAATGCTAAACTATCCTTTGAATTGGCAAGGGAAAATTATAATGGAAATGCTGCTGTGCTAAAAGGTATTATGGATGAAATAGAGGCATCTGAACTACAATTGAAAAATGATTCTATTAATTACGTCCGCCAAAAAAATCTTTGGAAACAAAACATAGGTTCTAAGTTGGAATATGACAATGGAAAATTAGCTTACGAACTTTCACAAAACAAGGTAAGCCTCTTAAAAAGCAAATACGAGCGCACAAAGAAAGAATTGCAAACCCAAGTAAAACAAGCTGAAAACAATTATAAAACTTCGCAAACGCTTTCAGAAGATTTTACCATAGGCAGCAAAATTGATGGTAAGGTTTATGCACTCTACAAAAACCCTGGTGAAATTGTAAATACCTTGGAGCCTATTGCAGCGGTTGGTCTGAGCGATAAATTTATGGTTGAGCTATTAGTAGATGAAGTGGATATTGTAAAACTGAATTTGGGCCAAAGAATATTGGTAACCCTGGATGCTTACCATGCTGAAGTATTTGAAGCCAAACTACACAAAATATATCCCAGAAAAGATGAACGCTCACAAACTTTTAAGGTTGAAGCTGTTTTTGTTTCTCCTCCCGATAAATTGTACCCTGGCCTCTCTGGTGAAGGGAATATCATCATAGCAGAAAAAAACGATGCTCTCACATTACCTAAGGAGTATCTTATTGAAGGAACCAAAGTACTAACCAAAGATGGAGAAGTAGAGGTCATTATAGGAGTTCAGAGCATGGATAAAGTGGAAATTCTAAGTGGGATTGATGAAAGTATCGCCGTTTTAAAACCTAAACAATGA
- a CDS encoding FtsX-like permease family protein translates to MINWKVILNIAKTHLVTKLKSTVTASLGVTFGIGAYITLVSFMTGVNTMLDDLVLNQTPHIHLYNEIEPSENQPIILYPEFKDGLNQIHSVRPKLSQKKIHNALPILNYLKEDDNVRGATPQVKAQIFYLSGSIDLGGNLTGIDVMEEVRLSNFHDYITEGTPEALKNNTNGILLGAGIAKKMSLSIGDRVQISTVKGTLFPLKIVVIYQSGIAEVDNIQSFTNINTVQKILGEAENYITDVNVKLYDIVDAPNMANRLGKQFNVKAMDIKEANAQFETGTQIRNLITYSVSVTLLIVAGFGIYNILNMLIYEKMKDIAILKATGFSGTDVQLIFMSQAIIIGTIGGGAGLLIGFGFSQLIDNLPWETEALPTITTYPINHDPMFYAIGISFALISTFIAGYLPSNKAKKVDPVEIIRGT, encoded by the coding sequence ATGATTAATTGGAAGGTCATATTGAATATTGCCAAAACACATTTGGTCACCAAATTAAAATCTACGGTTACTGCTTCTTTGGGTGTCACTTTTGGTATTGGCGCTTACATAACCTTGGTAAGTTTCATGACAGGTGTCAATACCATGTTAGATGATCTGGTACTCAATCAGACACCTCACATACATCTTTACAATGAGATTGAACCTTCTGAAAATCAACCCATAATACTTTATCCTGAATTTAAAGATGGTTTGAATCAAATACATTCCGTAAGACCTAAACTAAGCCAAAAGAAAATTCATAATGCTTTGCCCATATTAAACTACTTAAAAGAGGATGATAATGTAAGAGGCGCCACTCCTCAAGTTAAAGCTCAAATATTCTACCTCTCAGGATCAATTGATTTAGGGGGCAATCTTACAGGAATTGATGTTATGGAAGAGGTTAGGCTATCAAATTTTCACGATTACATAACGGAAGGTACACCTGAAGCTTTAAAAAATAACACTAATGGTATTTTGCTTGGGGCCGGTATAGCCAAAAAAATGTCACTTTCTATTGGTGACCGTGTTCAGATAAGTACGGTTAAAGGAACTCTTTTTCCATTGAAAATAGTGGTCATTTACCAAAGTGGAATTGCGGAAGTGGATAACATTCAAAGTTTTACCAATATAAACACAGTACAAAAGATTCTTGGCGAGGCGGAAAACTATATTACGGATGTCAATGTAAAACTTTATGATATTGTAGATGCCCCCAATATGGCCAATCGTTTAGGAAAACAGTTCAATGTTAAGGCAATGGATATCAAAGAAGCTAATGCCCAGTTTGAAACTGGAACCCAAATACGAAACTTGATAACATATTCGGTATCCGTGACCTTACTTATTGTTGCAGGCTTCGGAATTTATAATATTTTGAATATGCTCATTTATGAGAAAATGAAAGATATCGCCATTTTAAAGGCAACTGGATTTTCCGGCACCGATGTTCAACTCATTTTTATGAGTCAAGCCATAATAATAGGGACTATTGGGGGAGGTGCGGGCCTTCTTATCGGGTTTGGATTCTCTCAATTGATAGATAATCTACCGTGGGAAACCGAGGCGCTTCCAACAATAACCACTTATCCCATAAACCATGACCCAATGTTTTATGCCATTGGGATATCATTCGCTTTAATTTCCACCTTCATTGCCGGGTATTTGCCATCTAACAAAGCAAAAAAAGTAGATCCAGTAGAAATCATCAGAGGAACCTAA
- a CDS encoding ABC transporter ATP-binding protein, whose amino-acid sequence MHKVLEVKNVNKYFKKPVLFHVLKDISFDVKRGEFASIMGKSGSGKSTLLYILSTMDTDYEGDLYVNEEYVTGRSRNELSQLRNKHIGFVFQFHYLLLEFSVLENVMLPAKKLAQLSHEEIEYNAIEKLKMLHIDHLAKKKANRISGGEKQRVAIARALINNPSILMGDEPTGNLDSYNAKNVFDIFKQLKEEAGLSLLVVTHDKDFASKTDRIIQMEDGCIING is encoded by the coding sequence ATGCATAAAGTTTTAGAAGTAAAAAACGTAAACAAATACTTTAAAAAACCTGTCTTGTTCCATGTATTAAAAGATATAAGTTTTGATGTAAAAAGGGGAGAGTTTGCATCTATTATGGGTAAATCAGGTTCAGGAAAGTCTACATTGTTGTATATCCTTTCGACCATGGATACTGACTATGAAGGTGATTTATACGTCAATGAAGAATATGTTACAGGAAGATCAAGAAACGAACTTTCTCAACTTAGAAACAAACATATAGGTTTTGTATTCCAATTTCATTATTTGCTTTTAGAGTTCAGTGTTTTGGAAAATGTAATGCTTCCTGCTAAAAAATTGGCCCAATTAAGCCATGAGGAGATTGAGTATAATGCCATAGAAAAATTGAAAATGTTGCATATTGATCATCTAGCTAAAAAAAAAGCAAATAGAATTTCTGGTGGTGAAAAGCAACGCGTAGCAATTGCACGTGCGTTGATCAATAATCCCTCGATTTTAATGGGGGATGAGCCCACGGGAAATCTTGATAGCTACAATGCAAAGAATGTATTCGATATTTTTAAACAACTAAAGGAAGAAGCAGGTCTGTCCCTTTTGGTAGTTACACATGACAAGGATTTTGCTTCTAAAACAGACAGGATCATACAAATGGAGGATGGTTGTATCATTAACGGTTAG
- a CDS encoding DUF6544 family protein, with protein sequence MMALIIVLFVFTLVLYIFYGYYRFNTLVEKDKEQLFNLTGNSEKLVTKEDLAHLPNSMKNYLIKVGVIGKCKDCHAIIKQSGQIKQKQNGKWTDFTAKQFMTAKPVGFVWAAKAFPVFVKDKSIEGVGEVNISFLGLKSIAVNQSTETDESALGRCLGELAFYPVGFLNNTIVWKDIDENLVKATIIVGDTTTEGFFHFDENGLIDRFESKRYKDETLENFTGKVENYQIICGLYIPTKIKAIWNLKSGDFEYFNCDIVDYRIE encoded by the coding sequence ATGATGGCTTTGATAATAGTCTTATTCGTCTTTACGTTGGTGTTGTATATTTTCTATGGATATTATCGTTTTAATACACTGGTCGAAAAAGATAAAGAACAGCTTTTTAATCTTACTGGAAATTCCGAAAAATTGGTGACCAAAGAAGATTTGGCTCATCTGCCCAATAGCATGAAGAACTATCTAATAAAGGTAGGTGTGATCGGAAAATGTAAAGATTGCCACGCCATCATAAAACAATCTGGCCAAATAAAACAAAAGCAAAATGGAAAATGGACGGATTTTACCGCAAAACAGTTCATGACCGCTAAACCCGTAGGATTTGTTTGGGCTGCAAAAGCGTTCCCCGTCTTTGTAAAAGATAAAAGTATTGAAGGAGTAGGGGAGGTCAATATCAGTTTCTTAGGACTAAAATCGATAGCAGTCAATCAATCTACAGAGACAGATGAAAGTGCATTGGGAAGGTGTCTTGGAGAACTTGCTTTTTACCCAGTGGGATTTTTGAATAATACCATAGTTTGGAAAGACATAGATGAAAATCTAGTAAAGGCTACAATCATTGTTGGAGATACTACAACAGAGGGTTTTTTTCATTTTGATGAGAATGGATTAATAGACCGTTTTGAATCAAAAAGATACAAAGATGAAACCTTGGAGAATTTCACTGGCAAAGTAGAAAACTATCAAATAATATGTGGGCTCTATATTCCCACTAAGATAAAAGCTATTTGGAATTTAAAGAGTGGAGATTTTGAATATTTCAACTGCGATATTGTGGATTATCGAATAGAATAA
- a CDS encoding ROK family protein yields MEVLGVDIGGTNINAGIVKDGLITNQSYVSVNAEDSEAQTLERLFNCIDELITHDTQAIGIGVPAIVDVSKGIVYDVQNIPAWKEVHLIDILEKKYNISVHINNDANCFAMGEKLYGKGRKHQNFVGLSIGTGLGMGIIINNEIYNGILSGAGEIGMIGYKEGILEEYTSSFFFMRNYGLSAKEIHDKAKQGDDLALTAFSEFGKHLGEAIKTILYLFAPEAIILGGSIRKAYPFFKESMNQKINSFAYPEQIKSLKIEVSELAESAILGAASLCFQKLEVTT; encoded by the coding sequence ATGGAAGTTCTTGGAGTAGATATAGGGGGCACCAACATCAATGCTGGTATTGTTAAAGATGGATTGATTACCAATCAATCTTACGTGTCTGTAAATGCAGAAGATTCAGAAGCGCAAACCCTGGAACGTTTGTTCAATTGTATTGATGAATTGATTACCCATGATACCCAGGCAATAGGAATAGGCGTCCCAGCCATAGTGGATGTTTCCAAAGGAATTGTATACGACGTGCAGAACATTCCTGCATGGAAAGAAGTTCATTTAATAGATATACTCGAGAAAAAATACAACATTTCTGTTCACATAAATAATGATGCCAATTGCTTTGCAATGGGTGAAAAGTTATATGGGAAGGGAAGGAAGCATCAAAATTTTGTTGGCCTCTCTATAGGCACGGGATTAGGTATGGGGATAATCATCAATAATGAAATTTATAATGGGATTTTATCCGGTGCGGGTGAGATTGGAATGATAGGGTATAAGGAAGGTATTTTGGAAGAGTATACCAGTAGCTTTTTTTTTATGAGGAACTATGGGTTAAGCGCTAAAGAAATTCATGACAAGGCCAAACAAGGAGATGATTTAGCCTTAACGGCGTTTTCAGAATTTGGAAAACACTTAGGGGAGGCTATTAAAACTATTTTGTACCTATTTGCACCAGAAGCTATTATCCTTGGGGGATCAATACGTAAAGCGTATCCCTTTTTTAAAGAATCTATGAATCAAAAAATAAACTCATTTGCTTATCCTGAGCAGATAAAAAGTTTAAAAATAGAAGTATCAGAATTGGCAGAATCGGCCATTTTAGGAGCAGCAAGTTTATGCTTTCAAAAATTAGAGGTAACAACATAA
- a CDS encoding MFS transporter has product MASEKTTSKRYYHIIGLVMLIFFVISFITNILNSIIVDVKNSFDLSLTLTGLLPFAFFIAYGVMSIPAGFLSEKYSDKTLLSWSFLFMALASMGFAFFPSYVVFSITLFALGSCMAVLQVIINPMLRVAGGEEHFAFNSVLAQLVFGLASFLSPFLYKYVVDTNSNEFGLAGYIRDLVPENLPWVGLYMIFSVIALVLLAIVFLTRYPKYEKNEDEMAGDSSSYFSLLKNKWTILFFLGIFCYVGTEQGVGNWISQFLYQYHGLDAQTVGADTVAYFWAMLTVGCLLGLLLLKIMDSRKLLIGATAITMVFLVLALTGSAKVALFAFPAIGFFISVMWSIIFSLALNSVKDNHGSLSGILCTGIAGGAVIPFLVGALGEASSLRTGMFFLLIPLAFILSIGFLANPLVNNKTIQLKNRPNK; this is encoded by the coding sequence ATGGCTAGCGAAAAAACAACCTCAAAAAGATATTACCATATAATAGGTTTGGTGATGCTGATATTCTTTGTAATATCTTTTATTACCAACATACTGAACTCAATAATTGTTGATGTAAAGAATAGTTTTGACCTTAGTCTAACATTGACCGGATTATTGCCTTTTGCTTTCTTTATTGCGTATGGCGTAATGTCTATTCCCGCAGGGTTTTTATCCGAAAAGTATAGCGATAAGACCTTATTGTCATGGTCATTTTTATTTATGGCTTTGGCTTCCATGGGGTTTGCTTTCTTTCCTAGTTATGTTGTATTCAGTATTACATTGTTTGCCCTAGGATCATGTATGGCAGTTTTACAAGTTATTATCAACCCAATGCTTAGGGTTGCCGGAGGAGAGGAACATTTTGCATTCAATTCTGTTCTAGCCCAGTTGGTGTTTGGTTTGGCTTCGTTCCTGAGTCCTTTTTTATACAAATATGTAGTTGATACAAATTCAAATGAATTTGGACTGGCTGGTTATATAAGAGATTTGGTTCCTGAAAACCTGCCATGGGTTGGGCTGTATATGATTTTTTCAGTTATTGCTTTAGTATTGTTGGCTATTGTGTTTCTTACCCGATACCCAAAATATGAAAAGAATGAAGATGAAATGGCCGGTGATTCAAGTTCATATTTCAGTCTTTTAAAGAATAAATGGACTATTTTATTTTTTCTGGGAATCTTCTGTTATGTTGGAACAGAGCAAGGGGTAGGCAATTGGATTTCCCAATTTCTATATCAATATCATGGTTTAGATGCTCAAACAGTTGGGGCTGATACGGTTGCCTATTTCTGGGCCATGTTAACGGTGGGCTGTTTGTTAGGTCTATTATTATTGAAAATTATGGATAGCAGAAAACTTCTAATCGGAGCTACAGCTATTACCATGGTATTTTTGGTACTGGCTCTTACAGGAAGTGCAAAAGTTGCTCTTTTCGCCTTTCCAGCTATAGGTTTCTTTATCTCAGTTATGTGGTCTATTATTTTTTCTTTGGCACTTAACTCCGTTAAAGATAACCATGGGTCGCTTTCAGGAATATTATGTACTGGAATTGCAGGTGGAGCGGTCATCCCATTCCTGGTTGGAGCATTAGGTGAGGCGTCTAGTCTTAGGACTGGAATGTTCTTTTTACTTATCCCTTTAGCTTTTATACTATCCATTGGTTTTCTTGCAAACCCACTTGTAAACAACAAAACAATTCAGTTAAAAAACAGGCCAAATAAGTAA
- a CDS encoding PIG-L deacetylase family protein, whose protein sequence is MKNILLIICMCVGFMVQAQEKKVLNIIAIGAHPDDCDSKFGGTAALFAKMGHNVKFVALTNGDAGHQSMGGGVLGKRRRAEAKKAAEILGIEYDVLDNHDAELIPTLNVRHQVIRKIREWDADIVLGLRPNDYHPDHRNAGIAVQDAAYLVIVPNVTPDTPPLKKNPVFIYMKDNFQKPYPFSKDIAVVVDDVIDTKVRALAAHDSQMFEWLPWVSGADMSQVPSGEAERIDWLKQRWAREKTWGAAEAEAIKKWYPSMNTANAKHVEFFEICEYGKQPTDEEIKQLFPMLGKK, encoded by the coding sequence ATGAAAAATATTTTGTTAATTATTTGCATGTGCGTTGGATTTATGGTCCAGGCACAGGAAAAAAAAGTACTGAACATCATTGCCATTGGGGCTCACCCAGATGATTGTGATTCCAAGTTTGGTGGCACAGCCGCCCTGTTTGCCAAAATGGGTCATAATGTGAAATTTGTAGCATTGACCAACGGGGATGCCGGACATCAAAGTATGGGCGGAGGTGTTCTTGGAAAAAGAAGACGCGCCGAGGCCAAAAAAGCTGCGGAAATTTTAGGAATTGAATATGATGTGTTGGATAACCATGATGCAGAGTTAATCCCAACACTAAATGTTAGGCATCAGGTAATCAGAAAAATTCGTGAATGGGATGCGGATATTGTTTTGGGTCTTCGTCCAAATGATTATCACCCTGATCATAGAAATGCTGGGATTGCAGTTCAAGACGCCGCATATCTGGTTATTGTACCTAATGTTACACCAGATACTCCTCCTTTAAAAAAGAACCCTGTCTTTATCTATATGAAAGATAATTTTCAAAAACCATATCCATTTTCAAAAGATATTGCGGTAGTAGTGGACGACGTAATAGATACAAAGGTGAGGGCATTAGCTGCACATGATTCTCAAATGTTTGAGTGGCTACCATGGGTAAGTGGTGCGGATATGAGTCAGGTTCCTTCTGGAGAAGCAGAGCGAATTGATTGGCTAAAACAAAGATGGGCAAGAGAAAAAACTTGGGGTGCTGCTGAAGCTGAAGCCATTAAGAAGTGGTATCCGAGTATGAATACAGCCAATGCTAAACATGTGGAGTTTTTTGAAATATGCGAATATGGAAAACAACCAACTGATGAGGAGATAAAACAACTCTTCCCCATGCTTGGTAAAAAATAG
- a CDS encoding RagB/SusD family nutrient uptake outer membrane protein — MKKIIIILITLCITSACSEDFTELAPISNRNEADFFNTANDFVASLNASYAGLQEPGVYGRAYWTMFEMRSDNTDQGPDATGLARQFTEINAFTEDPLNEQVDIAWSASYRVIANCNVILDRIDPIEIDAGLKERIIGEAIFLRSLMYYHLAVAFGNIPLQLTPFVPGDELVQVDANTIYGQLVTDLAIAEANLPVSYPASDVGRATKGAAATLLAKVLLTIGQDSDAETVLRRIINDYNYSLVANYADLWGEANENNIESIFEVQFISGGIGQGSAFTNDFSPSSDLQTGQGFGRNRPTATLENAYEAGDLRFEPSMGTEWINVDAEVVVQNYVRKYESDPPTENDSGVNFVVFRYADVLLMLAEALGESTESYSLINQVRTRAGLPDIDGTTPGSFEDKLLDERRVELAFENHRWPDLKRFGVVAEKLLEAEPDVIEASDIRNLFFIPQRELDINPDFNQNDN; from the coding sequence ATGAAAAAAATAATCATAATACTAATAACGCTGTGTATTACATCAGCTTGTAGTGAGGACTTTACGGAACTGGCTCCAATTTCAAATCGAAACGAAGCTGATTTCTTCAACACAGCCAATGACTTTGTTGCATCCCTTAATGCAAGTTATGCAGGATTGCAAGAGCCAGGGGTTTACGGAAGAGCTTATTGGACCATGTTTGAAATGCGTTCCGATAACACAGATCAAGGACCTGATGCTACTGGTTTAGCACGGCAGTTTACTGAAATCAATGCATTTACAGAAGATCCTTTAAATGAACAAGTGGATATCGCGTGGAGCGCTTCTTACAGAGTAATTGCCAATTGCAATGTTATTTTGGATAGAATTGACCCGATAGAAATAGATGCTGGTTTAAAGGAAAGGATTATTGGAGAAGCAATTTTCCTAAGATCTTTAATGTACTATCACTTGGCCGTTGCCTTTGGCAACATTCCACTGCAACTAACCCCGTTTGTGCCTGGCGATGAACTAGTTCAGGTAGATGCCAATACAATTTATGGACAATTGGTCACAGATTTGGCCATTGCGGAAGCGAACCTTCCGGTTTCTTATCCGGCAAGTGATGTGGGAAGAGCAACCAAAGGAGCGGCTGCAACATTGTTGGCAAAAGTATTGTTAACCATAGGGCAGGACTCAGATGCAGAAACCGTTTTGCGCCGAATAATCAATGATTACAACTATTCATTGGTGGCAAATTATGCAGATTTATGGGGTGAAGCAAATGAGAATAACATTGAATCTATTTTTGAAGTGCAGTTCATAAGCGGAGGTATTGGTCAAGGAAGTGCTTTTACCAATGATTTTTCGCCAAGTTCAGATTTACAAACAGGTCAAGGTTTTGGAAGAAACAGACCCACAGCAACTTTAGAAAATGCGTATGAAGCAGGAGACTTGAGATTTGAACCCTCTATGGGAACTGAATGGATCAATGTAGATGCAGAAGTTGTAGTTCAGAATTATGTAAGAAAGTATGAAAGTGATCCACCAACGGAAAATGATTCGGGAGTAAACTTTGTTGTCTTCAGATATGCAGATGTATTGTTGATGCTTGCAGAAGCATTGGGAGAATCGACTGAGAGTTATAGCTTGATAAATCAAGTACGAACAAGAGCAGGTTTACCCGATATAGATGGAACTACGCCTGGTTCTTTTGAGGATAAACTTTTAGATGAAAGACGGGTTGAGCTGGCTTTTGAAAACCATCGTTGGCCAGATTTAAAAAGATTTGGGGTTGTTGCTGAAAAACTGTTGGAAGCCGAACCAGATGTTATTGAAGCAAGCGATATCAGAAATCTGTTTTTTATTCCACAAAGAGAATTGGACATTAATCCCGATTTCAATCAGAATGATAATTAA